A genomic stretch from Dehalococcoidales bacterium includes:
- a CDS encoding ATP-dependent Clp protease proteolytic subunit, whose translation MNTRPENVIPMVIESGARGERAFDIYSLLLKERIIMLGTPINDQVANVIVAQLLYLEREDPDKDISLYIHSPGGVISAGLAVYDTMQLIRPDVSTICVGLAASMGTVLLCAGTKGKRFALPNATIHMHQAFGGAQGQAADIEIAAREIMRIQDIIRGILVKHTGQTVEKITHDTDRDFYLNPEQAVEYGIVDEVLRKPVEEKAGDKK comes from the coding sequence ATGAACACCCGACCGGAGAATGTTATTCCGATGGTGATTGAGAGTGGGGCCAGGGGAGAGCGTGCTTTTGATATCTACTCCCTTTTGTTAAAAGAGCGTATTATTATGCTGGGTACGCCGATTAATGACCAGGTGGCTAATGTTATCGTTGCCCAGCTTCTCTATTTAGAGCGGGAAGACCCCGATAAGGACATCAGCCTCTACATTCACAGCCCCGGTGGCGTTATCAGTGCCGGTTTGGCTGTTTATGATACCATGCAGCTCATCCGCCCCGATGTTTCTACTATCTGTGTTGGGCTGGCGGCAAGTATGGGAACAGTCCTCCTCTGCGCCGGTACAAAGGGCAAGCGTTTCGCCCTGCCCAACGCCACGATACATATGCACCAGGCTTTTGGTGGTGCTCAGGGGCAGGCCGCCGACATCGAAATTGCCGCCCGCGAGATTATGCGGATTCAGGACATAATTCGTGGCATTCTGGTCAAACATACCGGCCAGACAGTGGAGAAGATTACTCACGATACCGATCGTGACTTTTACCTTAACCCGGAGCAGGCGGTAGAGTACGGCATTGTCGACGAAGTTCTTCGTAAGCCGGTCGAGGAGAAGGCTGGCGATAAAAAGTAG
- the tig gene encoding trigger factor, with protein MKVTNEKTENSQVFLAVEMEPSEVEVSLEEAYRRLVKKTDVPGFRRGKAPRVMLERTIGRESLLKEAISDLIPEACENAIKEQKIEAFARPAVEITRTDPLAFKAIVPLPPVITLGDYHRISMTPEPVEMGEDNVNAVIERIRHEQATWEPVERPVEENDMVVLDIESTADGKPFINRKGVQYQVLSDQPLPLPGFAGQIAGMVRDEEKEFSLQIPQDFPKSELADKEARFKVRVGEVKQERLPELNDEFARGVDNIFDTMEKLKEHISEGLRQAAEAKARTDLEERVIEAAVDQSDVEFPPFLVEMEIDQLLEQQLRRWQASGHDLDSYLAAINKTEQKLREDLHTPATKRVIRSLVLGKISQEEKIEVDDSEVAAEIEDMIKDAAPERQDELRAFLSTPQSRRSISDVLVGRKTVRRLVEIAVEAKGDSKVNTEKEAKKEAKR; from the coding sequence ATGAAAGTAACCAACGAGAAGACTGAGAACAGCCAGGTGTTTCTTGCCGTTGAGATGGAACCGTCTGAGGTAGAAGTGTCTCTGGAAGAGGCCTATCGCCGCCTGGTGAAGAAGACTGACGTTCCCGGCTTTCGCAGAGGAAAGGCGCCCAGAGTAATGCTGGAGCGCACCATTGGTAGAGAAAGCCTTCTTAAAGAGGCCATAAGTGACCTCATCCCCGAAGCCTGTGAGAATGCTATCAAGGAGCAGAAAATCGAGGCCTTTGCCCGTCCCGCCGTTGAGATTACCCGGACAGACCCCCTGGCTTTTAAGGCGATTGTGCCGCTTCCGCCGGTGATTACGCTTGGTGATTATCACCGGATCAGCATGACCCCTGAACCGGTTGAGATGGGTGAGGACAACGTTAACGCTGTCATTGAGCGAATACGCCACGAGCAGGCTACCTGGGAGCCGGTAGAGCGGCCTGTGGAAGAGAACGATATGGTCGTTCTGGATATTGAGAGTACCGCGGACGGGAAGCCGTTTATAAATCGAAAGGGAGTCCAGTACCAGGTCTTAAGCGACCAGCCCTTACCGCTGCCTGGATTCGCCGGGCAGATAGCAGGAATGGTCAGGGATGAGGAAAAGGAATTCAGTCTCCAGATTCCCCAAGACTTTCCTAAAAGCGAGCTGGCTGACAAAGAGGCCCGGTTTAAGGTAAGGGTCGGCGAGGTAAAACAGGAGAGGCTCCCCGAGCTAAATGATGAATTCGCCAGGGGAGTAGATAATATTTTTGATACCATGGAGAAGCTTAAGGAGCACATTTCGGAAGGCTTAAGGCAGGCGGCTGAGGCAAAAGCCCGGACGGATCTTGAGGAAAGGGTTATTGAAGCGGCGGTCGACCAGTCCGATGTGGAGTTCCCGCCCTTTCTGGTGGAGATGGAGATTGACCAGCTTCTCGAACAGCAACTGAGGCGCTGGCAGGCGAGCGGCCACGACCTGGACAGCTACCTGGCTGCCATTAATAAGACCGAGCAAAAGCTGCGGGAAGACCTACATACCCCGGCTACCAAGCGGGTCATCCGGTCGCTGGTGCTGGGTAAGATCAGTCAGGAGGAGAAGATTGAGGTTGACGACTCTGAGGTAGCCGCTGAGATTGAGGATATGATCAAGGATGCTGCCCCGGAGAGGCAGGATGAACTGAGGGCATTTCTCAGTACGCCACAGTCCCGCAGGTCGATTTCGGATGTACTGGTGGGGCGAAAAACGGTAAGGCGGTTGGTGGAGATAGCCGTGGAGGCGAAGGGGGATAGCAAAGTGAATACTGAAAAAGAGGCAAAGAAGGAGGCAAAGCGATGA
- the aspS gene encoding aspartate--tRNA ligase, producing MLKTHSCGELNKKHIGSEVTLAGWVDRRRDHGGLIFIDLRDREGITQIAFNPEIAGQCHKVANGMRSEHVVRVRGRVASRPPGTENVRLATGEIEVVADSAEILNSSKTPPFYINEDIEVEESLRLRYRYLDIRRTRMRENLILRHKVVKFIRDFLDDRGFIEVETPILIKSTPEGARDYLVPSRLHAGKFYALPQSPQQMKQLLMVAGLEKYFQIAKCFRDEDTRADRQPEFTQLDLEMSFVEEEDILSLFEELFALMVETVRPEMRVIRPFPRIRYAEVMERYGTDKPDLRFGLEIADLTDIAAETEFAIFRSVVANGGKVKGITAPGCAGYSRSQLDELNKLVRSLGAGGVVTIALGAPGGRLEDLTLDTVKSVAAKFLTLDQIKQIASRLGAAPGDLLLIIAGDGDMVSTALGELRQEMGRRLELADPNLLAFACIIDFPLLHRDKKLERWESEHHPFTAPRDEDMPLLGSSPEKVRGRHYDIVCNGYEIGGGSLRIYQSELQRKVFRLLGYHDDDINQLFGHMLEAFDYGAPPHGGIALGIDRLVMLLAGEKTIREVIAFPKTQEALDLTFNAPSPVTEEQLSQLHLRLREEEE from the coding sequence TTGTTAAAAACTCACAGCTGTGGGGAATTGAATAAGAAGCATATTGGCAGCGAGGTGACCCTGGCCGGTTGGGTTGACCGGCGCCGGGATCATGGCGGGCTGATATTCATCGACCTGCGTGATAGAGAGGGTATTACCCAGATAGCCTTCAACCCGGAGATAGCCGGACAGTGCCATAAAGTAGCCAACGGGATGCGAAGCGAACATGTTGTCAGGGTGAGAGGTAGGGTTGCTTCCCGTCCGCCGGGTACGGAAAATGTGAGACTGGCTACCGGTGAAATTGAGGTTGTCGCCGATAGCGCCGAGATACTCAATTCGTCGAAGACGCCGCCCTTCTATATCAATGAGGATATCGAGGTGGAGGAGAGTCTCCGCTTAAGGTACCGTTACCTTGATATCCGCCGGACGCGGATGAGAGAGAACCTGATTCTCCGCCACAAAGTGGTGAAGTTTATTCGTGACTTTCTTGATGACAGGGGCTTTATCGAGGTAGAAACACCGATACTGATTAAGAGCACCCCGGAGGGAGCCCGGGACTATTTGGTACCCAGCCGGCTCCACGCCGGGAAGTTCTATGCGTTGCCCCAGTCTCCGCAGCAGATGAAACAGCTGCTGATGGTAGCCGGCCTGGAGAAGTACTTTCAGATAGCCAAGTGCTTCCGTGATGAGGACACCCGTGCCGACCGTCAGCCCGAGTTCACCCAGCTCGATCTTGAGATGAGCTTTGTTGAGGAAGAAGATATCCTCAGCCTGTTTGAGGAGCTCTTCGCTTTGATGGTGGAGACAGTCCGGCCCGAGATGCGGGTGATCAGGCCGTTCCCCCGCATTAGATACGCCGAGGTCATGGAACGCTACGGTACGGACAAGCCTGACCTGCGTTTTGGCCTGGAGATAGCCGACCTTACTGATATCGCCGCAGAGACCGAATTTGCCATTTTCCGTTCGGTAGTTGCTAACGGGGGTAAGGTAAAAGGTATCACTGCCCCGGGCTGCGCCGGCTACTCGCGCAGTCAGCTTGATGAGCTGAACAAACTGGTGCGTAGTCTCGGCGCCGGCGGTGTGGTCACCATCGCACTGGGTGCCCCCGGCGGCAGACTGGAAGATTTAACTCTGGATACGGTAAAGTCGGTAGCGGCTAAATTCCTTACTCTGGACCAGATTAAGCAGATAGCCTCCCGTCTGGGTGCTGCTCCGGGAGACCTCTTACTGATCATCGCCGGTGATGGTGACATGGTCAGTACTGCCCTGGGCGAGCTGCGCCAGGAGATGGGGCGGCGGCTGGAACTGGCTGACCCCAATCTCCTCGCCTTTGCCTGTATTATTGATTTTCCCCTGCTGCACCGGGACAAAAAGCTGGAGCGGTGGGAGTCCGAGCACCACCCCTTTACAGCACCGAGGGATGAGGATATGCCGCTGCTGGGAAGCTCTCCGGAAAAGGTGAGGGGCAGGCACTATGATATTGTCTGTAACGGGTATGAGATCGGCGGCGGCAGCCTGCGGATCTACCAGAGTGAGTTGCAGAGAAAGGTGTTCCGGCTGCTGGGTTATCATGATGATGATATCAACCAGCTTTTCGGGCATATGCTGGAGGCATTTGACTATGGCGCTCCGCCTCATGGCGGCATAGCGCTCGGCATTGACCGTCTGGTGATGTTGCTGGCGGGAGAAAAGACTATTCGTGAGGTGATCGCCTTCCCCAAGACCCAGGAGGCTCTTGATTTAACCTTCAATGCTCCCTCGCCGGTTACTGAGGAGCAGCTGTCTCAATTACACCTGCGTCTGCGAGAGGAGGAAGAATGA
- a CDS encoding glucose 1-dehydrogenase, producing MGRLDGKVVLITGGAAGIGRGHIELFAKEGAKVVVTTRKKVDEGTALAESIKKQGGEAIFLRLDTTSEDDWKKVLDEVVKKYGKLNVLVNNAGVSLAKTIEETSLDEWNWIMNINATGVFLGCKYGIEVMKKNGEPCSIVNISSIDAMVGEAELPAYCASKGAVRSFTKAIALSCAEAGYHIRVNSVHPGYIHTELTEKEAQDSGMTPAQYFEKVGKMHPIGHIGKPADIAYVSLFLASDESNWITGSEFVADGGYISR from the coding sequence ATGGGAAGACTGGATGGTAAGGTTGTCCTGATTACCGGAGGGGCTGCAGGCATCGGGAGAGGACACATCGAGCTGTTTGCTAAGGAGGGGGCTAAGGTCGTAGTTACTACCAGGAAGAAGGTAGATGAGGGAACGGCGTTGGCGGAGAGTATCAAAAAGCAGGGTGGGGAGGCCATCTTTCTCAGACTCGATACCACCAGCGAGGATGACTGGAAAAAGGTGCTCGATGAGGTTGTCAAAAAATATGGCAAGCTTAACGTCCTGGTGAACAATGCCGGTGTTTCACTTGCGAAAACGATAGAAGAGACATCTCTCGATGAATGGAACTGGATAATGAATATCAATGCGACCGGGGTGTTCTTAGGCTGCAAATACGGCATTGAGGTTATGAAGAAGAACGGGGAACCGTGCTCGATAGTGAATATATCGTCTATCGATGCCATGGTCGGTGAGGCGGAGTTGCCTGCCTACTGCGCCTCGAAAGGGGCGGTGAGGTCGTTTACCAAGGCGATAGCGCTTTCCTGTGCTGAGGCCGGATATCATATCCGGGTCAATTCGGTACACCCCGGCTACATTCATACCGAGCTTACCGAAAAAGAGGCCCAGGACTCGGGAATGACACCGGCGCAGTACTTCGAGAAAGTGGGCAAGATGCACCCGATCGGGCATATCGGCAAACCGGCTGACATCGCTTACGTCAGCCTGTTTCTTGCTTCCGACGAGTCTAACTGGATTACCGGCTCGGAGTTCGTTGCCGACGGGGGTTATATTTCAAGATAA
- a CDS encoding carbohydrate kinase family protein, whose product MSIIVSGSLAYDRIMDFPEYFADHILPDKLHVLNVSFTVNGMVERLGGTAGNIAYALSLLGERPIILAAVGRDYQRYFEWLAAKNIACDGIRIIEDEFTASAYITTDRADNQITGFNPGAMKHPSCFDFDRVNPGDSIVIIAPGNLEDMMNYPRSCKARGIDYIFDPGQSLPMWNRKELIECIDGSRILISNDYELELIFNKTGLDRKTLLKKVETVITTLGEMGSRVCSGDSEINIPAARAKEVLDPTGAGDAYRAGLIKGLIEGRSIEQCARMGGVCASFAVEYYGTQEYHFSRQEFEERLEQYPG is encoded by the coding sequence ATGAGTATCATTGTTTCCGGCTCTTTAGCCTACGACAGGATCATGGACTTCCCGGAGTACTTCGCCGACCACATTCTTCCCGATAAACTACACGTTTTGAACGTTTCTTTTACCGTGAACGGTATGGTCGAGAGGCTCGGCGGTACCGCGGGCAACATTGCCTACGCCCTCTCTCTACTGGGAGAAAGGCCGATCATTCTGGCTGCCGTCGGCCGCGATTACCAGAGATACTTCGAATGGCTGGCGGCAAAGAACATCGCCTGCGACGGCATCAGGATTATTGAAGATGAGTTCACCGCCAGTGCCTACATTACCACCGACCGGGCCGATAACCAGATTACCGGCTTTAACCCCGGTGCCATGAAACACCCTTCCTGCTTTGATTTTGACAGGGTCAATCCCGGAGACAGTATCGTCATTATAGCCCCGGGTAATCTCGAGGATATGATGAATTACCCGCGGAGCTGTAAGGCCAGAGGAATCGACTATATTTTCGACCCCGGTCAATCGTTACCGATGTGGAATAGGAAAGAGCTCATTGAGTGTATAGACGGCTCAAGGATACTGATATCCAATGATTACGAACTGGAATTGATTTTTAACAAGACCGGCCTTGATAGAAAAACGCTGCTCAAGAAGGTCGAGACTGTTATTACCACACTGGGTGAAATGGGCTCCCGGGTCTGTAGCGGAGACAGTGAGATTAACATCCCTGCCGCTAGAGCAAAGGAGGTTTTGGATCCGACCGGTGCCGGCGATGCCTACCGGGCCGGCCTGATTAAAGGATTGATTGAAGGCAGGAGCATCGAACAATGCGCTAGAATGGGAGGGGTCTGCGCTTCCTTCGCCGTGGAGTACTACGGCACTCAGGAGTACCATTTCAGCCGGCAGGAATTCGAGGAGAGGCTCGAACAATACCCCGGCTAG
- the nusA gene encoding transcription termination factor NusA — protein sequence MKSDFVLAITQLSAEKNLPQEVVIKAVETALVSAYKKDSFAANQNISVKINPNTGAVQVWAEKTVVEQPSDHRREISLDKAKEIKPDIKLGDTIEVEDTPHNAGRIAAQTAKQVILQRLHEAEHNAIFEEYADKEGDIITGVVRRIEPKQVSIDLGRTEAVLPAVEQMHNERYRMGQRIRVYLLEVAQTPRGPLVIVSRSHPNLLRRLFELEVPEISSGAVELVSVAREAGYRSKVAVAARQEGIDPVGCCVGLRGIRIQNIVNELNGEKIDVVMWSMDAPAYIASALSPAKVLSVEVNGDAATAIVPDGQLSLAIGREGQNVRLAAKLTGLRIDIKSASEAEAEAQAKPLPAEAEEAAAVGEKISGEIPAIEEPARIDVEEAGEEEVGIPLEAISTAIPSPTAQPKIAAEKVRIRFAEEIAIPQPVKPGAKLKKKKKKGVSGKESAEDGIKIKKLRRMPGSIEIDGDDEEY from the coding sequence ATGAAAAGCGACTTTGTGCTCGCCATTACGCAGCTCTCAGCCGAGAAGAACCTTCCTCAGGAGGTAGTCATCAAGGCAGTCGAGACAGCCCTGGTGTCGGCCTACAAGAAGGACAGCTTTGCCGCCAATCAGAATATCTCGGTCAAGATTAATCCCAATACTGGCGCGGTGCAGGTATGGGCTGAGAAGACCGTGGTCGAGCAGCCATCGGATCACCGCCGTGAGATATCACTGGACAAGGCGAAGGAGATCAAGCCGGATATTAAGCTGGGCGACACTATCGAGGTTGAGGATACCCCTCACAATGCCGGGCGTATTGCCGCTCAAACAGCCAAACAGGTTATCCTGCAGCGACTTCATGAAGCGGAGCACAACGCCATATTCGAGGAATACGCTGATAAGGAAGGGGACATTATCACCGGGGTAGTACGGCGTATTGAGCCCAAGCAGGTTTCCATTGATCTGGGCAGGACGGAGGCAGTACTGCCGGCGGTCGAGCAGATGCATAACGAGAGGTACCGGATGGGGCAGAGAATCAGGGTCTATCTCCTGGAAGTAGCCCAGACCCCTAGAGGACCCCTGGTGATAGTATCACGTTCTCACCCGAATCTATTGCGGCGTCTTTTTGAATTGGAGGTCCCCGAAATCAGCAGCGGCGCAGTCGAGTTGGTATCGGTAGCACGCGAAGCCGGCTACCGGAGCAAGGTAGCGGTAGCCGCCCGTCAGGAAGGTATTGACCCGGTCGGCTGCTGTGTCGGACTGCGCGGTATTCGGATACAGAATATCGTTAATGAGCTAAATGGAGAAAAGATAGACGTCGTAATGTGGAGCATGGATGCCCCTGCTTATATCGCCAGTGCTCTCAGCCCCGCCAAGGTACTAAGTGTTGAGGTAAATGGAGATGCGGCCACTGCGATTGTTCCTGATGGCCAGCTCTCATTAGCTATCGGCAGAGAAGGGCAAAACGTCAGGCTGGCTGCCAAACTCACCGGACTGCGTATCGATATCAAGAGCGCTTCGGAGGCAGAGGCAGAAGCACAGGCCAAGCCGCTACCAGCCGAGGCAGAGGAAGCAGCCGCGGTTGGTGAGAAGATCAGCGGCGAAATACCGGCTATTGAGGAGCCAGCCCGGATAGATGTCGAAGAGGCAGGGGAAGAAGAGGTCGGTATACCGCTGGAAGCGATAAGTACCGCCATACCCTCGCCCACTGCCCAGCCCAAGATAGCCGCGGAGAAAGTCCGGATCCGATTTGCCGAAGAGATTGCAATTCCACAGCCGGTTAAACCCGGTGCCAAATTAAAGAAGAAAAAGAAAAAGGGTGTTTCCGGCAAGGAAAGCGCCGAGGATGGCATCAAAATCAAGAAACTGCGCCGGATGCCGGGGTCCATAGAGATTGATGGCGATGACGAAGAGTATTAG
- a CDS encoding YlxR family protein, with protein MTKSISRHIPQRTCVACRQVKPKRELTRLVCVSDGVIEVDTSGRKPGRGAYLCRNIECWKAGLMSNRLDYTLRTTITRENRERLMNYSKDLAGE; from the coding sequence ATGACGAAGAGTATTAGTCGGCATATACCGCAACGCACCTGCGTGGCCTGCCGTCAGGTAAAACCGAAGCGTGAGCTGACCCGGTTGGTCTGTGTTTCCGACGGGGTCATCGAGGTTGATACCAGCGGCAGGAAACCGGGGCGTGGTGCTTATTTATGCCGTAATATCGAGTGTTGGAAAGCCGGGTTAATGAGTAATCGGCTGGACTATACTCTACGAACCACTATTACCAGGGAAAATCGGGAACGGCTTATGAATTATAGCAAAGACCTTGCGGGAGAATAG
- the infB gene encoding translation initiation factor IF-2 — MVRANNSGSNPGPADIKQSSGSPSAPSHPVEIPANISVRQLADLLQTSEIDIIKQLMRNGVMANINQVVNYELAAAIATGLGYQPSPQAQTIRKPGGTVSGSKKEQELRSKELKGLKLRPPVVTIMGHVNHGKTRLLDAIRQTNVMEAEAGGITQHIGAYQVEVNGQKVTFLDTPGHEAFTAMRARGAQVTDIVILVVAADDGVMPQTLEAIAHARAAGVPIVVAINKVDKPGVNIEVTKQQLADAGLVAEGWGGDTICIPISAKEKTGIHELLENLLLIAEMEEFKADPAQPALGVVIEAKMDKTKGPLATVLINEGTLRLGDTIVVGTTWGRVKAMFNDIGKRVRKAEPATPVEILGLGTVPQVGDNLKAVSNESQAQKLIEKRMAEKSQEPKAVNLSNLYDQISTGRVKELNIILKVDVQGSIEPIKGSLEELGTEKVKVSVIYSGTGNVTESNVMLATASKGIIIGFGIGTESRARRLAEIEGVSIRSYDVIYDLISDVSSALKGMLEPSYVEVIEGRAEVRNIFTAGKKEKVAGTYVTEGKVSRGASVRLRRGEQVLCESTVSSLRRFKDDVKEVAAGYECGLGIKDFNSFQVGDVLEFFKTETRR; from the coding sequence ATGGTAAGAGCAAACAATTCGGGCAGCAATCCGGGCCCTGCTGACATCAAGCAGAGTAGTGGCTCACCATCGGCGCCTTCGCACCCGGTTGAAATTCCAGCCAACATAAGCGTACGGCAGTTGGCTGACCTTCTTCAGACCAGTGAAATAGATATTATTAAACAACTAATGCGAAATGGCGTCATGGCCAATATTAACCAGGTAGTCAATTATGAACTGGCAGCGGCTATCGCGACAGGGCTCGGTTACCAGCCATCTCCGCAAGCCCAGACAATTAGAAAGCCAGGCGGTACTGTTAGCGGGTCTAAGAAAGAACAGGAGCTCCGGAGTAAAGAACTCAAGGGCCTAAAGCTGCGTCCTCCCGTAGTCACCATTATGGGACACGTCAATCACGGCAAGACCCGGCTTCTGGACGCTATTCGACAGACCAATGTAATGGAAGCCGAAGCCGGCGGCATTACCCAGCATATCGGTGCCTATCAGGTGGAGGTCAACGGACAAAAGGTTACCTTTCTGGATACGCCGGGGCATGAGGCTTTCACGGCGATGCGGGCCCGGGGTGCTCAGGTAACCGATATCGTTATTCTGGTAGTAGCCGCTGATGATGGGGTAATGCCGCAGACACTGGAGGCTATTGCCCATGCCCGGGCTGCCGGCGTTCCCATAGTAGTAGCCATAAATAAGGTTGATAAGCCCGGGGTCAACATCGAGGTGACCAAGCAGCAACTGGCTGATGCCGGTCTGGTTGCCGAGGGGTGGGGGGGAGATACAATCTGTATTCCTATTTCAGCAAAAGAAAAAACAGGTATTCATGAGCTACTGGAGAACCTGCTGCTCATCGCTGAGATGGAGGAGTTCAAAGCCGATCCTGCTCAACCGGCACTGGGGGTAGTTATTGAAGCCAAGATGGACAAGACCAAAGGGCCTCTGGCTACAGTCTTGATTAATGAGGGAACTCTAAGGCTTGGCGACACCATAGTAGTCGGCACAACCTGGGGCAGGGTCAAGGCTATGTTCAACGATATCGGTAAAAGAGTAAGGAAGGCTGAGCCAGCTACCCCGGTAGAGATCCTGGGCTTAGGTACCGTACCTCAGGTGGGCGACAACCTGAAGGCAGTGTCTAATGAAAGCCAGGCACAGAAACTGATAGAGAAACGGATGGCAGAGAAGAGTCAGGAGCCGAAGGCAGTTAATCTCAGTAATCTCTACGACCAGATCAGTACCGGAAGGGTGAAGGAACTTAATATTATCCTCAAGGTCGATGTTCAGGGCAGTATTGAACCGATCAAGGGCTCCCTGGAAGAACTGGGAACCGAAAAGGTGAAGGTTAGCGTTATTTATAGCGGGACCGGTAATGTTACCGAAAGCAATGTTATGCTGGCCACTGCCTCCAAGGGAATAATCATCGGTTTTGGCATCGGTACCGAATCGCGGGCGCGGCGTCTGGCTGAGATAGAGGGGGTAAGCATCCGTTCTTATGATGTGATCTACGACCTGATCAGCGACGTCAGCAGTGCGCTCAAAGGCATGCTGGAGCCTTCTTATGTTGAGGTCATTGAGGGACGGGCTGAGGTGCGGAATATCTTTACTGCCGGCAAAAAGGAAAAGGTGGCCGGAACTTATGTGACCGAAGGCAAGGTGAGCCGCGGTGCTTCGGTGAGGCTGCGGCGTGGGGAACAGGTGTTATGTGAATCTACCGTCAGCAGTCTCAGGCGCTTTAAGGATGATGTCAAGGAGGTAGCCGCGGGCTACGAATGCGGTCTGGGAATTAAGGACTTTAACAGTTTTCAAGTCGGAGACGTGTTGGAGTTTTTTAAGACAGAAACCAGACGGTAA
- the rbfA gene encoding 30S ribosome-binding factor RbfA — protein sequence MTHRIEQVNKLMRRELSELLQHQVKDPRLGALITVTEVSTSPDLKYAKVFVSNIGSEEENREILGVLSAASGYLRNEMSQRLKLRRIPELSFRWDDSIKHGDHILKLIEQTTGDNTAEQHRD from the coding sequence GTGACGCATCGTATCGAGCAAGTGAATAAACTCATGCGTCGTGAGCTCAGTGAATTACTGCAGCACCAGGTTAAAGACCCTCGTCTTGGCGCCCTTATTACGGTGACCGAAGTCTCTACTTCCCCCGACTTGAAATATGCCAAGGTATTCGTCAGTAATATCGGCAGCGAGGAAGAAAACCGAGAAATACTGGGAGTACTGTCAGCCGCTTCTGGTTATCTGCGTAATGAGATGTCACAGCGTCTAAAGCTGCGGCGTATTCCTGAGCTCAGCTTCAGATGGGATGATTCCATCAAGCACGGGGATCACATCCTAAAGCTAATTGAACAGACTACCGGGGATAATACCGCTGAACAGCATAGAGACTGA
- the truB gene encoding tRNA pseudouridine(55) synthase TruB: protein MDGILNINKPRGITSFDVVARVRRLTGEKRVGHAGTLDPEATGVLPVCLGKGTRIVEFLVDTTKAYRAQIELGVATDTGDASGQIIRRENPSKISRARLESELTSFCGTIEQIPPMYSAVKYQGRPLYQLARAGIEIERKSRPVIVYSLNLTGWQPPVATVEVVCGKGTYIRSLAQDLGNALGCGATLNNLSRLRCGIFDIKDAVPLDRLEAACRHGYWQNFFYPIDTVLIDWDAIIVDDKASQLIRNGRPVALSSDNNNKEDRSYRRYCRAYTLDGCFLGVLRFNLERSEWQPEKVFA from the coding sequence GTGGATGGCATACTGAATATCAACAAGCCCCGGGGTATAACGTCATTCGATGTCGTCGCCCGAGTCAGGCGGCTGACCGGAGAGAAGCGGGTGGGACATGCCGGCACACTTGACCCGGAGGCCACCGGAGTCCTGCCGGTCTGTCTGGGCAAGGGAACCCGGATTGTCGAGTTTCTGGTAGATACCACCAAGGCTTATCGGGCTCAGATCGAACTGGGAGTGGCTACTGATACCGGTGACGCCAGCGGTCAAATTATCCGACGGGAAAACCCCTCTAAAATCAGCCGGGCACGTCTAGAGTCGGAGCTCACCTCTTTTTGCGGTACTATAGAGCAGATTCCGCCGATGTACAGCGCCGTTAAGTATCAGGGCAGACCTCTCTACCAATTGGCACGGGCTGGCATCGAGATTGAAAGGAAAAGCCGACCGGTTATTGTCTACAGCCTTAATCTTACCGGCTGGCAACCGCCGGTAGCCACGGTAGAAGTAGTATGTGGCAAGGGCACCTACATTCGTTCACTGGCCCAGGATTTAGGAAACGCTCTGGGCTGCGGAGCTACTCTGAATAATCTCTCCCGTTTGAGGTGCGGCATCTTTGATATCAAAGACGCGGTTCCTTTAGACCGGCTTGAGGCTGCCTGCCGCCACGGCTACTGGCAGAATTTCTTCTATCCCATTGATACTGTGCTCATAGACTGGGATGCCATTATCGTTGACGACAAGGCCAGTCAGCTCATTCGAAACGGGCGCCCAGTGGCCTTAAGTAGCGATAACAACAATAAGGAAGACCGTTCTTATCGGCGCTATTGCCGGGCCTATACGCTTGACGGCTGCTTCCTGGGCGTGTTACGCTTCAACCTGGAAAGAAGCGAGTGGCAACCGGAAAAGGTCTTTGCTTAA